ACCATCACGCGCGCCACCTATCGCTTCAACGGTCCGGGATATCTCGATCCCAAACACGTCGCGCATCTTTGGGTTGTGGACGTGCCTGAATCGGCCGACGAGCCGGTCGCGGCGAAGCAGCTCACCACCGGCAAGTATGACGAGGACGATCCGATTTGGTCGCGCGATGGCGCGTCGATCTATTTCACCAGCACGCGCATCGACGAGCCCTACTACGAGTTGCCGCAGACCGATATCTACGCGGTCCCTTCGAACGGCGGTGCGACAACGAAGATCGCTGCCATCGACATGGGCATCGGCGACATGTCGTTGTCACCCGACGGCAAACGGGTTGCGTTCATCGCGGCGAAGACCAAGCCGGTGCAGTCGTATACCAAGGCTGACCTGTGGACGCTCGAACTCACACCTGGCGCGAAGCCGGTGAACGTGACCGCGGGAACGGACATCGAAGCCGGCGGCGGCGTGGGTGGCGACAATTCCGCGCCCCGCGGCAACTCTGGCTCGCGTCCCATCTGGACAGCCGACGGGAACGCCATCATCGAGCGTGTGGCGCGCGAAGGTCGTGCCAACCTGATGCGTTTCCCGCTGAATGTCACCGGCCCGGTCAGGCCAACCGACGTGACGGCGGGGAAGCAGGCGGTGCAGAGCTATGCTCCCGGTCCGAACGGGATGATCGCTGTGATCCTCTCAACGCCGACGAACATCGGCGACGTGTTTCTGTTAAACGGCGGACAACCACGGCAGCTCACGCAGTTCAACCGGCCGCTGTTCGCGGAACTGAACCTCACCGAGCCGGAAGAGATCTGGTACACCAGCTTCGACGGCAAGAAGATACAGGCATGGGTGCAGAAGCCGCCGGACTTTAATCCGGACGCGGGAAAGAAGTATCCGCTCATCCTGAATATTCATGGTGGCCCGCACGCGGCCTACGGATACGTGTTCGATCACGAGTTCCAATGGATGGCGGCGAGGGGATATGTGGTCCTCTACCCCAACCCGCGCGGCTCGACCTCGTACGGGCAGGATTTCGGCAACATCATCCAGTACCACTATCCGGGCGACGATTACATAGACCTGATGGCCGGCGTGGACGAGCTGATCAAGCGCGGTTCCATCGACACCGCGAAGCTCGGCGTGACCGGTGGCTCGGGCGGAGGCGTGCTCACCAACTGGACGGTGACGCATACTGACCGCTTCCGCGCCGCGGTCTCGCAACGCGATATCGCCGATTGGGCAAACTGGTGGTACACCGCCGACTTCACACTCTTCCAACCCAGCTGGTTCCGCCAGCCGCCCTTCCTCGATCCCGAGGACTACAAGAACCGTTCCGCGCTGACTTTCGTCACGAACATCCACACGCCGATGGCGTTCATCCTCGGCGAAGTCGATTGGCGTACGCCGCCGAGCGCGGGCGGGGAAACACTTTTCCGCGCGCTGAAATTCCTGAAGCGTCCTACCGCGATGGTGCGCTTCCCCGGCGAGTCGCACGAGCTCTCGCGCTCCGGGCAGCCATGGCATCGCGTCGAACGCTTGCAGGCCATCGTGGGATGGATGGACAAGTACCTGCTCGGCAAAGATGTGCCGCAGTTCAAAGACGTCACTGGTCAAGACGTCTCGGTGCCGCCGGGCA
The Acidobacteriota bacterium genome window above contains:
- a CDS encoding S9 family peptidase gives rise to the protein PEGASAPVWSPNGKRIAFICEANDKDIEKQNKEKAARKRVQDYKKEDEKKGEEKKDDGKKPGSDAGSDTKTGEGSAKPADDKKTPDESEHESDVRTITRATYRFNGPGYLDPKHVAHLWVVDVPESADEPVAAKQLTTGKYDEDDPIWSRDGASIYFTSTRIDEPYYELPQTDIYAVPSNGGATTKIAAIDMGIGDMSLSPDGKRVAFIAAKTKPVQSYTKADLWTLELTPGAKPVNVTAGTDIEAGGGVGGDNSAPRGNSGSRPIWTADGNAIIERVAREGRANLMRFPLNVTGPVRPTDVTAGKQAVQSYAPGPNGMIAVILSTPTNIGDVFLLNGGQPRQLTQFNRPLFAELNLTEPEEIWYTSFDGKKIQAWVQKPPDFNPDAGKKYPLILNIHGGPHAAYGYVFDHEFQWMAARGYVVLYPNPRGSTSYGQDFGNIIQYHYPGDDYIDLMAGVDELIKRGSIDTAKLGVTGGSGGGVLTNWTVTHTDRFRAAVSQRDIADWANWWYTADFTLFQPSWFRQPPFLDPEDYKNRSALTFVTNIHTPMAFILGEVDWRTPPSAGGETLFRALKFLKRPTAMVRFPGESHELSRSGQPWHRVERLQAIVGWMDKYLLGKDVPQFKDVTGQDVSVPPGTMKPRGALQKTEKRPKGE